The following are encoded together in the Cerasicoccus sp. TK19100 genome:
- a CDS encoding sulfatase family protein, producing MNQRPNIVFIMSDDHAAQAISAYGHGINSTPNIDRLANEGMRFDHCYVTNSICAPSRATILTGMHNHLNGVFGLHEHIDNRQPNVAKYLKQGGYQTAIIGKWHLGEGPGHCPTGFDFWSVVPGQGDYYDPTFIEASGEQKDEGYVTDIITDKCLGWLDERDADKPFFLMCHHKAPHRSWHPKAEHRSLYTDPIRVPDTFDDDYKNRAAAAMNAQMRVSHDMNYKDLDIEPHEGKGPRDLIPFPEDVTGFELTCSVTGEVFTFASQDELKRFKYQRYMQKYLQCVHSIDENVGRLLDYLDEQGLAENTLVVYTSDQGFFLGEHGWFDKRFIYEESFRMPFLVRYPEGICAGTICTDMASNVDFAETFLDYAGLPIPRHMQGRSLRPLLEEQTPDDWTEIAYQRYWMHRDDAHNAYAHYGIRTHDHKLIYWYNEGMGVQGTQPGGETPEWELFDLEKDPLELFNVYHDPAYADVVKDMTRRLDVHMLEIGDVPAH from the coding sequence ATGAACCAGCGCCCCAACATTGTCTTTATCATGTCCGATGATCACGCAGCTCAAGCCATCAGCGCTTACGGGCATGGGATCAACAGCACGCCAAACATCGACCGCCTGGCCAACGAGGGCATGCGCTTCGACCATTGCTACGTCACGAATTCCATCTGCGCGCCGAGCCGGGCAACAATTCTCACCGGCATGCACAACCACCTGAACGGCGTTTTCGGCCTGCATGAGCACATCGATAACCGCCAACCCAACGTCGCCAAATACCTCAAGCAAGGCGGCTACCAAACGGCGATCATCGGCAAGTGGCACCTCGGCGAAGGCCCTGGACATTGCCCCACGGGCTTTGATTTCTGGTCGGTCGTGCCCGGCCAGGGCGACTACTACGACCCCACCTTTATCGAGGCCAGCGGCGAGCAAAAAGACGAGGGCTACGTGACCGATATCATCACCGACAAGTGCCTTGGCTGGCTAGACGAGCGCGATGCCGACAAGCCGTTTTTCCTCATGTGCCACCACAAGGCACCACACCGCTCCTGGCATCCCAAGGCCGAACACCGCAGTCTTTACACTGACCCGATCCGCGTCCCCGACACCTTTGACGACGATTATAAAAACCGCGCTGCCGCCGCCATGAACGCCCAAATGCGCGTGAGCCACGACATGAATTACAAGGACCTCGACATCGAGCCGCACGAGGGCAAAGGACCGCGCGACCTCATCCCCTTCCCCGAGGATGTTACCGGCTTTGAGCTGACCTGCTCCGTCACTGGCGAGGTCTTTACCTTCGCATCACAAGACGAGCTGAAGCGTTTCAAATACCAGCGCTACATGCAAAAATATTTGCAGTGCGTCCACTCGATCGATGAAAACGTCGGCCGCCTGCTGGACTACCTCGACGAGCAAGGTTTAGCCGAAAACACCCTTGTCGTCTACACCTCCGATCAGGGCTTCTTCCTCGGCGAGCACGGTTGGTTCGACAAGCGCTTCATCTACGAGGAAAGCTTTCGCATGCCGTTCCTGGTCCGCTACCCGGAGGGCATCTGTGCGGGGACCATTTGCACAGATATGGCGAGCAATGTCGACTTTGCCGAGACCTTCCTCGACTACGCGGGCTTGCCCATCCCCCGCCACATGCAGGGCCGCAGCCTGCGCCCGCTCCTGGAAGAACAGACGCCCGACGACTGGACCGAAATTGCCTATCAGCGCTACTGGATGCACCGCGACGACGCGCACAATGCCTACGCCCACTACGGCATCCGCACCCACGACCACAAGCTGATCTATTGGTATAACGAGGGCATGGGCGTCCAGGGCACCCAACCCGGCGGCGAAACACCTGAGTGGGAGTTGTTCGATCTAGAGAAAGACCCGCTGGAGCTGTTCAACGTCTACCACGACCCCGCCTATGCCGACGTCGTCAAAGACATGACCCGCCGACTCGACGTCCACATGCTCGAGATCGGCGATGTGCCAGCCCACTGA